The window TAACGCCGTAGCCAATCCCCATGATCATACCGCCCTCAATCTGGCCTTCCACTGATTGGATGTTTACAGGAGTTCCTACATCAAAGGCAGATACTGCCTTGGTGATTTTTCCTTCTTCATTTAAAATAATCACCTGAGTTCCGTAGGAATAAGATACGTGGCTTACCGGATTATCTTTGATAGCTCCCAATGGGTCTGTTTGTGCAGAATATTCTCCAAAGAATTCCTGTCCTTCCAGATCTGCCAGACTGTTCCCGCTGTCTAAGGCGCATTTCAGCTTTTCGCCGGCTCTGCGGGCGGCTTCACCTGTGACAACCGTCTGGCGGGAAGCAGTGGAGGTTCCTGAGTTAGGAGTCCGTATGGTATCGGCTGCTTCAAAGACAAAGAGGGCAGGATCAAGACCGGATGTGTGACAGATTTCGGTAAGGCCATTTGACCGATTCCCTGGCCCATACAGGAGGCAGAGGTACGGATATGAACCTTTCCCTGCTCAATGGAAAGAAGGACACGGCCTACATCCATTTTGCCCATTCCGGTTCCGGCATTTTTAAAGCCGCAGGCAATTCCGGCGTATGGATTGGAATAATAAATATCCTTTACAGCATCAAGGCAGGCCTCCATATTGGTATTGGGATCTGCAGTCTGTCCGTTTGGAAGGACATCCCCTGGCTTGATGGCATTTCGCCGCCGTATTTCCCAGGGATCCAGACCAGCCATTTCTGCCAGCAGGTTGATATTCATTTCCGTTGCAAAGCAGCTCTGGGTTACGCCAAATCCTCGGAAAGCACCTGAAACCACGTTGTTGGTATAAACGGACATGCCAAAGATATCAATGTTCTGATAGTTATAAGGACCGGCTGCATGGGTACAGGCGCGGTGGAGCACAGGACCGCCCAGAGAAGCATAAGCTCCCGTATCGGCAATGATCACACCCTTCATGGCAGTCAGCCGTCCGTTTTCGTCACAGGCTGTGGTGAATTCCATTTCCATTGGATGACGTTTTACGTGGTAATTTAAAGATTCCTGACGGCTGTATTTGATCTTGACAGGTTTTTTGGTATACCAGGCCATTAAGGCAGCATACTGCTGTACAGACATATCCTCCTTGCCGCCGAAGCCGCCGCCTACTAAAGGAGCATGGCAATGAACCTTTTCCTTTGGAAGGCCCAGCATCTGGGCGCATTCTCTCTGAACGTCATAAATGGACTGGCTGGTAGTATAAATCAACAAGCCGTCTTCCCCTTCAGGAAGTGCCACGCAGCACTCCGGCTCCATGAAGCCGTGCTCCTGCCAGGTGGTTTTGTATTTTTTTGTTACCACATATTTTGAATTTTTAATTGCTTCATCGGCATTGCCCCTTACCAGATTGGCCCGGCTCATGATATTGCCGTCTTCATGAATAAGAGGAGCATCTCCCTTTAAAGCCTCATAAGGGCTGGTGACGGCTGGAAGCTGGGTATAATCCACATCAATGAGAGCCAGGATCTCTTCCAGGGCTTCTGCACGGGCCGCTGCGATGACTGCCAGGGCATTTCCCACGTAACGGGTGATATCTCCTTCGCCCATGAGAACATCCCAGTCCTGCTTGATATGGCCGATCTTATTACATGGAACATCTTTTTTTGTCAGAATTTCCACACAGTCCGGGTGCTCCAGCGCTTTTGACACGTCGATCCGGTTGATCAGGGCTCTGGGATACTTGGAATACAGGCACTTGGCGTACAGCATGCCAGGCAAATACATGTCATCAGCAAAGATTCCGGTTCCGTTTACTTTTTCTGCGGCATCAATGCGCTTGAAGTGTTCGTTCATGTGCAGGGCAGCAGGAGGAAGTGGGATCTCCAGCTTTTCCCTGAAAAAGTCGGCAGCCAGAAGAATGGCTCCACTGCTTCCACATAAGCGGCAGGAACCCCTACCAGAGGAAGTTCTCCGGCCCCTTTGGCTCCGTAAGGTCCGTCAGGGTATTTCTCTACATGGAGCATACATGTTAAGTTTGTCACATCCGCAGAAGTGGGGATTAAATAATCAGAGAAGGAATTGTTTCGTATTCTTCCTTTCTGGTCGTAGTCCATATATTCGGTGGAGGCATAACCGATTCCCTGAAGGAATCCCCCTTCCATCTGACCCATGACAATGTTGTAGTCAATGGGAGTGCCTACGTCAAAGTTTCCGTAAGCCCCAAGGATCTTTGTAAGCCCTGTGTAAGTATCTACCTCCACCTCCATTGCATTGACACCCCAGGCATAGGTTGGATAAGCATCCCCCTGGAATTTATCCAGGTAGAAGGGAATGACAAAATCAGGTTCTTTAAACCGCTCCTCCACCATCTGGTCTTCTCCATCCTTCCATTGGGTGCGCAGCTTAATGGCACAGCGGCGGAGGAGTTCCCCCACTACCATGAGGGAGCGGGAGGCAACGGTAGGGCCGGAGTCCGGGACCCGGGCAGTGTCCGGATGATCGTAATAAACCTTATCAAGTGGAAGGTTTAATTCTCTTGCAACGATTTTAGGAAACGTTGTACGCAGTCCCTGGCCGATCTCTCCGTTGGAAGCCAGGATCTCCACCGTGCCGTCGGGATATTTGTGAAGCCTGCATACGGCCTTGATGATATCCCGTTCGCCGGAACCGGTAAATCCTGCACCATGAAAATGCATGGAAATGCCAATCCCTCTGCGGTACCGTCCTGTCTGCGGTTTTGCATATTCCCTGTGTTTTTTACGGAAGCCGCAAGCCTGGTCGATCTCTTCGATCATGGAAGGAATTGGTACGGGAAAATGGTATTTCCCTGAGGTGGAAGTGGAATCTCCTTGCTTTACAATGTGTTTTTCCTTAAATTCCAGGCTGTCGGTTCCAAGATCCATTGCTATATGGTCCATCATCATTTCAACTGCAAAAAATGTCTGGGGAGCGCCGAAGCCACGGTATGCTCCTGTAGGAGTGGTATTGGTTTTTAAGGCCCTTCCACGCACGTGAAGGTTCTCGACGTTATAGATTCCGTTTGAGCAGATGATACCCCGCTGAAGCACTACGGCGGACAGGGTGGTGTAAGCTCCGCTGTTGAATTTCACATCAATGTCCATGGCAGTCACTTTGCCATCCTTTACAGCCACCTTGTATCTGCAGAGGGAAGGGTGGCGCTTGGAGGTAAACTCCAAATCCTCCCTGCGGTCAAAGATGCAGCGGACAGGAGCACCGGCCTTTTTAGCAGCTACGGCCACCTGACAACCCAGAATTGAAGGAAAAGCCTCTTTTCCACCAAAACCTCCGCCGGTCACATCCTGTTTAATATGTACCTGATCCGGTCCGCAGCCAAGGGCCCGCATAACAGCTCCGTGAACGTAATAGGCGCATTGGAGAGAGCCGTGGATGAACATTTTTCCGTTTTCTTCAGGCTCTGCCATCATACCCTGGGTTTCTAAATAGGTCTGGTCCTGGTAACCGGTGATAAATTCTTCTTCATAGATTTTATCAGCCTCAGCAAAGGCCTTCTCCATATCCCCTTTGCCATATTCATAATCAAAGAATACGGTATCTGCCTTGTCAAGATCCAGGACAGGCTCCAGTTCTTCATAGGAAACCTGGATCTCATCCAGGATGCGGTCTACCACCGATTCTTCCGGCCCCACAACCATTCCTATGGGCTCTCCAATGTATTCTACGGTTTCCCGGGCATAAACAGGTGTATCGTCCATGACGATGTTCACATGATTGTCACCTGGAACATCAGATTGATCGACATAAAAATAGCCGTGGGGAAGTGGCGGTACATTTACGGCAGAAAGCCTTGCGCGGGCCAGCTTGGAACGAAGCATTTTCCCTACCAGGACCCCGTTATTTTCATAGTCGCCTACATAAACAGAGCGGCCCGCCATCTTTGATTCATGGTCTTTTTTTACTACTGGCTGACTGATGTGTTCCATTGATTCATTGCCTCCTTTTAAATTTTGGCCGGATAAAACCGGCTGATGCAGACTTCATAATCTTCCATGGTATCCAGATCCATCCATACGCCGTCATCATCCACCGGTACATGGATGATGAATTCCTCCTGCTGCTTCCATATCTGCCGCAAACCGCCTTCTCCCTCAAATTCCAGTATGATGTCACGGAATCTGTAATCAATCAGGGGAGGATGTTTCCGATAACCTTCCAAGGTGGGAAACAGGAGAGCGGGCCGGTCATGGGGCTGTGCTTTTAAAAGTTTAAGGAACGTGTTTTTTTTAACAACCGGCATGTCACCTGGAAGCAGGAAAAAAGCTTTGCAGTGAGGCATGGAGTGAAGACCATATTTTATAGAGGTCAGCATATCGGTAATCTCATAGTGAGGATTTCGGGCGTAAATGATTTCTTTCCCATAATGAAGGTGAAGAACTGACTCAATATCATCTCCCCGGTAACCCAGAACGATTACAATCTGTTTCACTCCGGCTGCCAGCATGCTGTCAATGGTGCTTTCAATCATGGTCTTTCCCTTAAAGGGCATCAGCGGCTTAAAATCCCCCATACGGCTGGACAATCCTGCGGCCAGTATAAGACCGCAGGCGGAACTGGCCTCAAGCATAAAAAATCACCCCTTCTATAACAACACTATGATTTCTAATGTCATTATAAAAGGGGGATTTAAATGTTTCAAATTCTTCCTTGGAAGCACTTGCTTTACAGGAATAATCCGCTGTCACGAAAAAGGGCGGAAAATTCATTCTGAGCAAACTGAAAGATATTATCTTCCAGCTTCTGCCAGGTTCTTAGGAACTGGAGGCCCTGGGGGTCAGGGTAGTGTTTCCGCCCCGCTTGCCTCCATGTTTCCGTTCTGTAATGGGATAGCCTGTTTCTGCTTCCGGTTTATTTAACATATCCCAGGCTTTGCCGTAGGATAAGGCCATTCGGTCACAGGCACTGCGGACGGAGTGGGTGTCCAGGATCAGATACAGCAGAAGCTTGATTCTGGTATTAAAGAAAACAGATTCCTTTTGAAGGTTTAGCTTAACCGTTGGATGGAGAAGGGCCCGGTTGTGTTCCGCTAAGTAGGCCTCCAGCAGCCGGGCAAGTTCTTGTAACAAGGATCTTGACAGAATTGTTATGGAACATAAGCCTGAATGAAAGATAAAAAATAATCTTAAAATGGTATTTATTGCTGTTTTAAGAATCTCCGGGAAAAACTGGATGCAAAATCAGAAAGAGGATGTTATGATAAAACAGGTAAGGAGGCAGTTGAGAAATGGCAGATACAAAGAATGACTTTTCAAAAGGAAGCGTAATAGAAAACATATTAAAGCTGGCCGTGCCTATGACATTGGCCCAGCTGATCAATGTTCTGTATAACATCGTAGACAGGATATATATAGGAAGAATTCCGGAAAATGCAACGTTGGCATTAACAGGGCTTGGCCTGTGCCTTCCCATCATTTCCATAGTCATTGCCTTTGCCAATTTATTCGGCATGGGGGGTGCGCCTATGTGCTCCATTGAGAGGGGGCGGGGAAATGAGGAAGAAGCTGAAAAGATCATGGGAAATTCTTTTATTTTAATGGTAGCCTTCGGCCTGGGACTTACTGTATCAGGCCTGGTATTAAAAAAGCCCATGCTCTATCTGTTTGGAGCCAGCGATCTGACCTATCCTTATGCGGATCAATACATCAGCATTTACCTGTTAGGCAATGTTTTCGTCATGATCGGCCTTGGAATGAACAGCTTTATCAATTCCCAGGGGTTTGGGACCATGGGGATGGTTACGGTTCTTTTGGGGGCAATTGCCAATATTATTTTAGATCCTATATTCATTTTTGTTCTGGGACTGGGCGTAAGAGGGGCGGCCTATGCCACCGTATTGTCACAGTTTCTTTCTGCTCTCTGGATCGTTAAATTCCTGACAGGAAAGAAAACCATTTTAAAGCTAAAGACCTCCTGTTTTCGTTTAAAAAGGCACAGGGTAAAGGATATCGTTGCATTGGGAATGTCAGGCTTTACCATGTCCATTACCAACAGCCTGGTGCAGATCATGTATAATGCCTCTTTACAGCGTTATGGAGGTGATCTGTATGTGGGAGTTATGACTGTTATCAATTCCATCCGGGAGGTGATTTCCATGCCTGTAAGCGGAGTCACCAACGGCGCACAGCCGGTCATGGGTTTTAATTATGGAGCAGGGGAATATAAACGGGTAAAGCGGGCGATTATTTTCACTTCAGTGGTGTCCATCACATATACCGCGGTCATGTGGGCACTGGTCCACGGCTTTCCGGAGTTCTTTATCCGCATTTTTAACCAGGAAGAGGAGCTGCTAAAAGCAGGCGTTCCGTCCATGCGGATCTATTACTTTGGCTTCTTTTTTATGTCCCTGCAGTTTGCGGGACAGTCCGTGTTTGTGGCTTTGGGAAAAGCAAGGAGGGCGGTGTTTTTTTCCATCTTCCGCAAGGTGGTGATCGTGGTCCCACTGATCATCCTCCTTCCCATCCTGATGGGGAACGGAACAGAAGGAATCTTTATGGCGGAACCTGTTTCCAATCTCATCGGAGGCGGAGCCTGCTTTTTGACCATGCTGATCACTGTATGGCCGGAGCTTAGTGGAAAAGAAAAAATTAAGAGGAGAAAAATATGAAGATCATAACCAGGGATTATATTACAAACGTACTTTCAAAGGAAAATCCTCCCTGTGGCAGGATCAGGGCAGGAGAGACCGTGGCTTTTGAGACTTACGACTGTTTTACAAACCAGTTTCTGCCGGAAGAGGCAACGTTTGAAAATGTGGTGAGGAAGCCGGGGAATCCGGCAACAGGACCTCTCTATATTGAGGGAGCCATGCCTGGAGACATGCTTAAAATCCATATTCTGGATATTGAGATGGGACCTGTGGGCATTGTTATGCTGGGACCTGGCAGCGGAAGTGAAAAAGAGGAATTTCCCCGAAAAGTATTAAGGCGGGTGCCTGTAAAGGGAGGGTATGCCTATTTCAATGAAAAGGTAAAAGTTCCGGTAAAGCCTATGATCGGCGTCATCGGAGTGGCTCCTGCAGGCGAGGGCGTTTCCACCATCACTCCCATGGACCATGGGGGAAATATGGACTGCACCCAGATAAAAAAGGGAGCAGTCCTGTATCTGCCTGTGTTTGTGGAAGGGGCCCTTTTGTCCATGGGGGATTTTCACGCTCTTATGGGAGACGGGGAAGTGGAGGACTGCGGTCTGGAAATAGAAGGACGGGCTACGGTCAGGATAAACGTGGTGCGGAATAAAAACTGTGTGCCCTATCCAATGATTGAGACAGAGGATAAACTCATCACCATTGCCTCCAAGGAACAGGTGGAAGAAGCCTGGCGTGCGGCAGCCAGGCAGATGTACGGCTTTATGAAGGAGAAGGTGGGGATGGATTATGAAGAGGCAGGGATGCTGCTTACCATGACCGGAGACCTTGTTATTTGCCAGACGGTAAATCCCATGAAAACGGTGAGAATGGAAATTCCCCGCCATATAACTCAAAGTTATGGTTTTGATTCCATTTCGGTAGAGTAAAACAGGCTGAAAATTCTTGACATCCAGGGCATTTTGGAAGATAATGATAGACAAATTATAAAAACTGACAGATATGCCGGTATGGGAAACACCCGCCGGGTATCCCTTTGTACCCGGTACACCCCATAGTGCGGGGTGAGCTGAGGCGGGGTGGGCTCTACCCAGACAGCGTGGGCACCTTAAGAGGAAAGGAAGAGTATCACATGCAAACAATCAGAATCGAAAAAACAACTTGCCCGAAAGAAAAGCCAGGCAAAGATAACCCGTTGTCATTTGGAACCATATTCACGGACCATATGTTTGAGGTGGATTATGAAGAGGGAAAGGGCTGGTATGACCCCAGAATTGTACCTTATCATAAGCTGGAGCTGGATCCTTCCGCCATGGTATTCCATTACGGACAGGAGATGTTTGAGGGCTTAAAGGCATACAAGGCAGAGGATGGCCGGGTTTTATTGTTCCGTCCGGATAAGAATATTGAGCGTGCAAACAGAAGCAACCGCAGGCTTTGCATCCCGGAAATCCCGGAAGATTTATTTTTGGAGGGATTAAAGTCAATTGTGAGCGTGGATCAGGACTGGATCCCCACAAAGCCGGGGACCTCTCTTTATATCAGACCCTTTGTGATCGCCACAGATCCCTTCCTGGGGGTCAGGCCTTCTCATACCTACAAATTCATGATCATTTTATCTCCTGTTGGAGCCTATTATGCCAGCGGCCTTGATCCGGTTAAAATCTGGATTGAGGATGAATATGTGAGAGCCGTAAAGGGCGGCATCGGCGAGGCAAAGACCGGAGGAAATTACGTTGCTTCCCTGGCTT of the Lacrimispora indolis DSM 755 genome contains:
- a CDS encoding nucleotidyltransferase family protein → MLEASSACGLILAAGLSSRMGDFKPLMPFKGKTMIESTIDSMLAAGVKQIVIVLGYRGDDIESVLHLHYGKEIIYARNPHYEITDMLTSIKYGLHSMPHCKAFFLLPGDMPVVKKNTFLKLLKAQPHDRPALLFPTLEGYRKHPPLIDYRFRDIILEFEGEGGLRQIWKQQEEFIIHVPVDDDGVWMDLDTMEDYEVCISRFYPAKI
- a CDS encoding acetamidase/formamidase family protein, with amino-acid sequence MKIITRDYITNVLSKENPPCGRIRAGETVAFETYDCFTNQFLPEEATFENVVRKPGNPATGPLYIEGAMPGDMLKIHILDIEMGPVGIVMLGPGSGSEKEEFPRKVLRRVPVKGGYAYFNEKVKVPVKPMIGVIGVAPAGEGVSTITPMDHGGNMDCTQIKKGAVLYLPVFVEGALLSMGDFHALMGDGEVEDCGLEIEGRATVRINVVRNKNCVPYPMIETEDKLITIASKEQVEEAWRAAARQMYGFMKEKVGMDYEEAGMLLTMTGDLVICQTVNPMKTVRMEIPRHITQSYGFDSISVE
- a CDS encoding molybdopterin cofactor-binding domain-containing protein; translation: MRTPNSGTSTASRQTVVTGEAARRAGEKLKCALDSGNSLADLEGQEFFGEYSAQTDPLGAIKDNPVSHVSYSYGTQVIILNEEGKITKAVSAFDVGTPVNIQSVEGQIEGGMIMGIGYGVTEEFKCENGYPVSKFGTIGFMRADEAPELEVILCQPKEEDRLPYSFGAKGCGELCMIPTSPACAHAYYRLDGVFRQSLPLKGTYYRKNNGIS
- a CDS encoding MATE family efflux transporter, which gives rise to MADTKNDFSKGSVIENILKLAVPMTLAQLINVLYNIVDRIYIGRIPENATLALTGLGLCLPIISIVIAFANLFGMGGAPMCSIERGRGNEEEAEKIMGNSFILMVAFGLGLTVSGLVLKKPMLYLFGASDLTYPYADQYISIYLLGNVFVMIGLGMNSFINSQGFGTMGMVTVLLGAIANIILDPIFIFVLGLGVRGAAYATVLSQFLSALWIVKFLTGKKTILKLKTSCFRLKRHRVKDIVALGMSGFTMSITNSLVQIMYNASLQRYGGDLYVGVMTVINSIREVISMPVSGVTNGAQPVMGFNYGAGEYKRVKRAIIFTSVVSITYTAVMWALVHGFPEFFIRIFNQEEELLKAGVPSMRIYYFGFFFMSLQFAGQSVFVALGKARRAVFFSIFRKVVIVVPLIILLPILMGNGTEGIFMAEPVSNLIGGGACFLTMLITVWPELSGKEKIKRRKI
- a CDS encoding xanthine dehydrogenase family protein molybdopterin-binding subunit; amino-acid sequence: MEHISQPVVKKDHESKMAGRSVYVGDYENNGVLVGKMLRSKLARARLSAVNVPPLPHGYFYVDQSDVPGDNHVNIVMDDTPVYARETVEYIGEPIGMVVGPEESVVDRILDEIQVSYEELEPVLDLDKADTVFFDYEYGKGDMEKAFAEADKIYEEEFITGYQDQTYLETQGMMAEPEENGKMFIHGSLQCAYYVHGAVMRALGCGPDQVHIKQDVTGGGFGGKEAFPSILGCQVAVAAKKAGAPVRCIFDRREDLEFTSKRHPSLCRYKVAVKDGKVTAMDIDVKFNSGAYTTLSAVVLQRGIICSNGIYNVENLHVRGRALKTNTTPTGAYRGFGAPQTFFAVEMMMDHIAMDLGTDSLEFKEKHIVKQGDSTSTSGKYHFPVPIPSMIEEIDQACGFRKKHREYAKPQTGRYRRGIGISMHFHGAGFTGSGERDIIKAVCRLHKYPDGTVEILASNGEIGQGLRTTFPKIVARELNLPLDKVYYDHPDTARVPDSGPTVASRSLMVVGELLRRCAIKLRTQWKDGEDQMVEERFKEPDFVIPFYLDKFQGDAYPTYAWGVNAMEVEVDTYTGLTKILGAYGNFDVGTPIDYNIVMGQMEGGFLQGIGYASTEYMDYDQKGRIRNNSFSDYLIPTSADVTNLTCMLHVEKYPDGPYGAKGAGELPLVGVPAAYVEAVEPFFWLPTFSGKSWRSHFLLLPCT
- a CDS encoding winged helix-turn-helix domain-containing protein, which gives rise to MLQELARLLEAYLAEHNRALLHPTVKLNLQKESVFFNTRIKLLLYLILDTHSVRSACDRMALSYGKAWDMLNKPEAETGYPITERKHGGKRGGNTTLTPRASSS
- a CDS encoding molybdopterin cofactor-binding domain-containing protein, yielding MNEHFKRIDAAEKVNGTGIFADDMYLPGMLYAKCLYSKYPRALINRIDVSKALEHPDCVEILTKKDVPCNKIGHIKQDWDVLMGEGDITRYVGNALAVIAAARAEALEEILALIDVDYTQLPAVTSPYEALKGDAPLIHEDGNIMSRANLVRGNADEAIKNSKYVVTKKYKTTWQEHGFMEPECCVALPEGEDGLLIYTTSQSIYDVQRECAQMLGLPKEKVHCHAPLVGGGFGGKEDMSVQQYAALMAWYTKKPVKIKYSRQESLNYHVKRHPMEMEFTTACDENGRLTAMKGVIIADTGAYASLGGPVLHRACTHAAGPYNYQNIDIFGMSVYTNNVVSGAFRGFGVTQSCFATEMNINLLAEMAGLDPWEIRRRNAIKPGDVLPNGQTADPNTNMEACLDAVKDIYYSNPYAGIACGFKNAGTGMGKMDVGRVLLSIEQGKVHIRTSASCMGQGIGQMALPKSVTHPVLILPSLSLKQPIPYGLLTQEPPLLPARRLSQVKPPAEPAKS
- a CDS encoding branched-chain amino acid aminotransferase; the encoded protein is MQTIRIEKTTCPKEKPGKDNPLSFGTIFTDHMFEVDYEEGKGWYDPRIVPYHKLELDPSAMVFHYGQEMFEGLKAYKAEDGRVLLFRPDKNIERANRSNRRLCIPEIPEDLFLEGLKSIVSVDQDWIPTKPGTSLYIRPFVIATDPFLGVRPSHTYKFMIILSPVGAYYASGLDPVKIWIEDEYVRAVKGGIGEAKTGGNYVASLASQVKAHDEGYSQVLWLDGVHRKYIEEVGAMNIFFKINGVVITPELNGSILPGVTRDSVIALCKEWGVPVEERRISVDEVVAAARSGAMEECFGTGTAAVISPVGELRFEEDRMSVGGGRIGDLTQKLYDSITGIQLGSIQGPEGWAVEVK